The genomic stretch GGTCGCTTCCTGCAGATCGACACCCGCGGCCAGCGCATCGAGGGCACTTTCTTCCTCGAGCGGCCGGGCAAGATCCTGTTCCGCTACAACCCGCCCTCCTATGAGCAGATCGTCTCGGTCGGCCGCGGCTTCTACGTCGTCGACCGCAAGGAAAAGACTCAATACGCCTATCCGCAGGACAAGGTGCCGCTGCGCCAGTTCCTCGATTCCAACATCGACCTGTTCAAAGCCAACATCGTCGCCGTCGCGCAGTCAGACGACTATTTCTCCGTCACCCTGCAGGACGACACCCCCAAGGGCGTGGTCCGCGTTGCGCTGGTGTTCGATACCGAGAGCCTCGAGATGAAGCAGTGGACGCTCACCGAACCCTCCGGCGCCGAGCTCACTTTCTCGCTCTATGACGTCGAGAAGGACGTGACGATCCCCAAGTCGTACTTCTACATCGACCCGACCTTCCGGGCGAAGTCGGCGCCGCCCGACGCCTGAGGGCGCCGCGCTGTTTCCGGCTTTACGCTCCCTGCCCTGCTCTGCATAAGAGGCGCCTCTCTCACGCGAGGCGCCTTTTCTCCATGCCGACGAGCTTTGCCACCTGGAACATCAACTCGGTCCGCCTGCGGCTGCCGATCGTGCTGGATTTTCTCCGCCAGTACGACCCGGACATCCTGTGCCTGCAGGAGATCAAGTGCCTCAACGACCAGTTCCCGCGCAACGAGTTCGCCGAGGCCGGCTACCCGCATCACGCCGTGCACGGCCAGAAGGGCTACCATGGCGTCGCCATCGTCTCGAAGCACCCGCTGACC from Devosia sp. A16 encodes the following:
- a CDS encoding LolA family protein, which gives rise to MIRRTFLAFAAVLAAFPALAQEARALTDAERDLITRINQHNSQIKTMVGRFLQIDTRGQRIEGTFFLERPGKILFRYNPPSYEQIVSVGRGFYVVDRKEKTQYAYPQDKVPLRQFLDSNIDLFKANIVAVAQSDDYFSVTLQDDTPKGVVRVALVFDTESLEMKQWTLTEPSGAELTFSLYDVEKDVTIPKSYFYIDPTFRAKSAPPDA